From a region of the Deinococcus aestuarii genome:
- a CDS encoding aspartate aminotransferase family protein, with translation MTSSPGTSRPVTGRPAPHNGEASRPATISLPPGFIRAQDVLDERFSPEQARTLDTRYGNEELLFGLNLLGLAGPYYRVNPWELEDGDGVRRINASGYAAVPFGDMPPVLTAFIREFTEKNRAQTLPQQASSPWRAALQTNLVRLLARELPSHTDSQVFFCSSGTEAIEGALKFAKAWRPRGKFYISFSSAYHGKTLGSLSLTPNPEYQDVFRPLIPGALTSPYGDVSALATLIRRLGPQNVIAVLVEPIQGEGGVNIPPPGFLAGVGEVCRRHGIVVIADEIQTGLGRTGHWFESAAQGLDPDIVTLAKPLGGGMTAVGATIVRHPIYKKMLGGLSSKRHSNTFGGNALAMAVGLRSLEYLIEQDLPARSLRLGAVGLERLRTLQQRFPRLFEGVRGQGMLLAMQFRPMVGVPLPGVLKELVFEATAILALRELHHAGVMANLSLSSKRTVRLTPALDLPEDLFGAMFDRVERFAERNPASRHILTNTPPATVARLAKFAASKPKKRTESDG, from the coding sequence ATGACGAGCAGCCCAGGAACGAGTCGCCCGGTGACCGGGAGGCCAGCGCCGCACAACGGAGAAGCGAGCCGCCCGGCGACGATCAGCCTCCCCCCAGGCTTCATCCGCGCGCAGGACGTGCTGGACGAGCGGTTCAGCCCCGAGCAGGCCCGGACGCTCGACACCCGCTACGGCAACGAGGAACTGCTCTTCGGTCTGAACCTCCTCGGGCTCGCCGGGCCCTACTACCGGGTCAACCCCTGGGAGCTGGAGGACGGGGACGGCGTGCGGCGGATCAACGCTTCCGGCTACGCGGCGGTCCCGTTCGGGGACATGCCCCCGGTGCTCACCGCCTTCATCCGTGAGTTCACGGAGAAGAACCGGGCGCAGACGCTGCCCCAGCAGGCGAGCAGCCCTTGGCGCGCGGCCCTCCAGACGAACCTCGTGCGGCTGCTCGCCCGCGAGCTGCCCTCTCATACGGACTCGCAGGTCTTCTTCTGCTCCAGCGGCACGGAGGCCATCGAGGGGGCGCTGAAGTTCGCCAAGGCGTGGCGGCCCAGGGGGAAGTTCTACATCTCCTTTTCGAGCGCCTACCACGGCAAGACGCTGGGGAGCCTCAGCCTCACCCCCAACCCCGAGTACCAGGACGTGTTCCGGCCCCTGATTCCCGGCGCCCTGACGAGCCCGTACGGGGACGTGAGCGCGCTCGCCACCCTGATCCGGCGGCTGGGACCGCAGAACGTGATCGCCGTGCTCGTCGAGCCCATCCAGGGCGAGGGCGGGGTGAACATCCCGCCGCCGGGCTTTCTGGCGGGGGTGGGTGAGGTCTGCCGCCGTCACGGCATCGTGGTGATCGCGGACGAGATTCAGACCGGGCTGGGGCGCACCGGGCACTGGTTCGAGTCGGCGGCGCAGGGGCTCGACCCCGACATCGTGACGCTCGCCAAGCCGCTCGGGGGCGGGATGACGGCGGTGGGGGCGACCATCGTGCGCCACCCCATCTACAAGAAGATGCTCGGCGGCCTGAGCTCCAAGCGGCACTCGAACACCTTCGGCGGCAACGCGCTGGCGATGGCGGTGGGGCTCAGGTCGCTCGAATACCTCATTGAGCAGGACCTCCCCGCCCGCAGCCTGCGGCTGGGCGCCGTGGGGCTGGAGCGGCTGAGAACCCTTCAGCAGCGGTTTCCGCGTCTCTTCGAGGGCGTGCGCGGCCAGGGGATGCTCCTCGCCATGCAGTTCAGGCCGATGGTGGGGGTGCCGCTGCCCGGCGTCCTCAAAGAGCTCGTGTTCGAGGCGACCGCCATCCTCGCCCTGCGCGAGCTTCACCACGCCGGGGTGATGGCGAACCTCAGCCTCTCCTCCAAGCGCACCGTGCGCCTGACCCCGGCCCTCGACCTCCCGGAGGACCTCTTCGGAGCGATGTTCGACCGGGTAGAGCGCTTCGCCGAACGGAACCCGGCCTCCCGCCACATCCTGACGAACACGCCCCCCGCGACGGTCGCCCGGCTGGCGAAGTTCGCCGCGAGCAAGCCGAAGAAACGCACCGAGAGCGACGGGTAG
- a CDS encoding alpha/beta hydrolase, whose protein sequence is MAAGDAARHGDRLSGLILMGADLAGNVNLREARLRVLSLLAERDGVASAGEVRGGLRGTRLTLLPGAVHAFFGRYGPQRGDGQPTMNRATTEAQVVRAAKELMATP, encoded by the coding sequence GTGGCGGCTGGGGACGCGGCGCGGCACGGCGACCGTCTGTCCGGCCTGATCCTGATGGGGGCGGACCTGGCTGGGAACGTCAACCTGCGGGAGGCACGTCTGCGGGTTCTCTCCCTTCTCGCCGAGCGGGATGGCGTGGCGAGCGCGGGGGAGGTGCGGGGCGGCCTGAGAGGGACCCGGCTCACCCTCCTGCCCGGCGCCGTCCACGCCTTTTTCGGGCGGTACGGTCCGCAACGGGGCGACGGGCAGCCCACCATGAACCGCGCGACGACGGAGGCGCAGGTCGTTCGGGCCGCCAAGGAGTTGATGGCGACACCCTAA
- a CDS encoding DUF2087 domain-containing protein, which translates to MTKSIAAFQDDYGRITGWPSDRRRAHQLAILDHLTGLFEPGRRYPEAEVLALLRDHSTMEDVGILLTELVEGDYLATSGGTYWRADARPVGGVEANG; encoded by the coding sequence ATGACCAAGAGCATCGCCGCCTTTCAGGACGACTACGGCCGGATCACCGGCTGGCCTTCCGACCGCCGCCGCGCGCACCAACTGGCGATTCTCGACCACCTGACGGGCCTGTTCGAGCCGGGTCGGCGCTACCCGGAGGCCGAGGTCCTGGCCCTGTTGCGGGATCACAGCACGATGGAGGACGTGGGCATCCTCCTCACCGAACTCGTGGAAGGCGACTATCTGGCGACGAGCGGGGGCACCTACTGGCGCGCGGACGCCCGGCCCGTGGGTGGAGTGGAGGCCAATGGTTAG
- a CDS encoding acyl-CoA dehydrogenase family protein, which yields MTTQQNNPMALLGQIDPDALGRLSERVDLPALINAASRLSDGQLKQLSRTLAGGDRKAPVLPEPNADFYGQLDELTDEQKEVQMAVRAFMHGTVAPIMNEYWSRDEFPHQILPELRRLNLPRRVWNEDGTRKPDATIMEGLITLEACKVDVSTAVFFGVHTGLAFASIALGGSAEQKAEWLPKMLDLEAIGAFGLTEPEGGSQVSQGMRTTCRRDGDGWVLSGEKKWIGNSTFSDFTVIWARDVDTGEVRGFIVRAGTPGYEVRKIEGKIALRIVENGHITLTDCRVPDADRLQEVRGWRTTAEVLRLTRAGVAWQAVGCAAGAYELALGYAQTREQFGKPIGNFQLIQNHLVHMLGNVTTSLALCLRLSEMADAGTMRDEHAALAKVITAARCRETVALARETFGGNGILLENGVAKHFTDTEAIYSYEGTNEINTLVVGRAITGFSAFV from the coding sequence ATGACGACCCAGCAGAACAACCCGATGGCCCTGCTCGGCCAGATCGACCCGGACGCGCTCGGGCGCCTCAGCGAGCGGGTGGACCTCCCGGCCCTGATCAATGCCGCCTCGCGCCTGAGCGACGGACAGCTCAAGCAGCTCTCGCGGACGCTGGCGGGCGGCGACCGCAAGGCGCCCGTTCTCCCTGAGCCGAACGCCGACTTCTACGGCCAGCTCGACGAGTTGACGGACGAGCAGAAGGAAGTCCAGATGGCGGTGCGTGCGTTCATGCACGGGACGGTCGCGCCCATCATGAACGAGTACTGGAGCCGCGACGAGTTCCCGCACCAGATCCTCCCCGAGCTGCGGCGCCTGAACCTGCCGCGCCGGGTGTGGAACGAGGACGGCACCCGCAAGCCCGACGCGACGATCATGGAGGGGCTGATCACCCTGGAGGCCTGCAAGGTGGACGTGTCCACCGCCGTGTTCTTCGGGGTCCACACGGGGCTCGCCTTCGCCTCCATCGCGCTTGGCGGCAGTGCCGAGCAGAAGGCGGAGTGGCTGCCGAAGATGCTCGACCTGGAGGCCATCGGCGCCTTCGGCCTGACCGAGCCGGAGGGCGGCTCGCAGGTCAGCCAGGGGATGCGGACGACCTGCCGCCGCGACGGGGACGGCTGGGTCCTCAGCGGCGAGAAGAAGTGGATCGGCAACTCGACCTTCAGCGACTTCACCGTGATCTGGGCGCGTGACGTGGACACCGGGGAGGTCCGGGGCTTCATCGTGCGGGCGGGGACGCCGGGCTACGAGGTCAGGAAGATCGAGGGCAAGATCGCCCTGCGGATCGTGGAGAACGGGCACATCACCCTGACGGATTGCCGGGTGCCCGACGCCGACCGCCTTCAGGAGGTGCGCGGCTGGCGGACGACGGCGGAGGTGCTGCGGCTGACCCGCGCGGGCGTGGCGTGGCAGGCGGTGGGCTGCGCGGCGGGCGCGTACGAGCTGGCGCTGGGGTACGCCCAGACCCGCGAGCAGTTCGGCAAGCCCATCGGAAACTTCCAGCTCATCCAAAACCACCTCGTCCACATGCTCGGCAACGTGACGACCTCGCTTGCCCTGTGCCTGCGGCTCTCGGAGATGGCCGACGCGGGGACCATGCGCGACGAGCACGCGGCGTTGGCGAAGGTGATCACGGCGGCCCGCTGCCGCGAGACGGTCGCCCTGGCGCGCGAGACCTTCGGCGGCAACGGCATCCTGCTCGAAAACGGGGTCGCCAAGCACTTCACCGACACCGAGGCGATCTATTCCTACGAGGGCACGAACGAGATCAATACCCTCGTGGTGGGCCGGGCGATCACGGGCTTCAGCGCCTTCGTCTGA
- a CDS encoding fumarylacetoacetate hydrolase family protein — protein MRLVRVEHGGAPRWGQVEGDTIHLTRGMGGEPTGETVPLEETKLLAPAEPSKIVCVGRNYLDHIRELGNLLPDNALPTEPGIFLKGPNTLAEPGGTVPYPGWSQNFHFEGELALVIGQRARTLKPDGALSAVLGYTCGLDLTARDLQKTDLQWFRAKAADRFCPLGPWIETDLDPTDLRVRTRVNGETRQDGRTSHMIFDVVQILTYVTRFVTLEPGDVVLTGTPEGVGPLERGDTVEVEVEGVGTLVTHIGGEGRDVSGSAPVHTGG, from the coding sequence ATGCGTCTGGTCAGAGTCGAGCATGGAGGGGCCCCCCGCTGGGGCCAGGTCGAGGGAGACACCATCCACCTCACGCGCGGCATGGGCGGCGAGCCGACAGGGGAGACGGTGCCGCTGGAGGAGACCAAGCTCCTCGCCCCCGCCGAGCCCAGCAAGATCGTCTGCGTGGGCCGCAACTACCTCGACCACATCCGCGAGCTGGGCAACCTGCTCCCCGACAACGCCCTGCCGACCGAGCCGGGCATCTTCCTCAAGGGGCCGAACACGCTCGCCGAGCCGGGCGGCACGGTGCCCTACCCCGGGTGGTCGCAGAACTTCCACTTCGAGGGCGAACTCGCCCTGGTGATCGGCCAGCGGGCCCGCACCCTCAAGCCGGACGGGGCCCTGTCCGCCGTGCTGGGCTATACCTGCGGGCTCGACCTCACCGCCCGCGACCTCCAGAAGACCGACCTGCAATGGTTCCGCGCCAAGGCCGCCGACCGCTTCTGCCCCCTCGGCCCCTGGATCGAGACGGACCTCGATCCCACCGACCTGCGGGTGCGGACCCGCGTGAACGGCGAGACCCGCCAGGACGGTCGCACGAGCCACATGATCTTCGACGTGGTGCAGATCCTGACTTACGTGACCCGCTTCGTGACCCTGGAACCCGGCGACGTGGTGCTCACCGGCACGCCCGAGGGCGTCGGTCCCCTGGAGCGGGGCGACACGGTGGAGGTCGAGGTGGAGGGGGTCGGCACGCTGGTCACGCACATCGGGGGCGAGGGGCGCGACGTGTCCGGCTCCGCACCCGTCCACACCGGGGGGTGA
- a CDS encoding ATP-dependent Clp protease ATP-binding subunit — translation MNRYDDRARLVFHYAREEGNRLGHAMVGPEHLLLGLMREGGTAATILSEFGASLDGLRRRVEEIIGRGEGSRLNDAPSITPRARRVMELASAEARSLGAQVTSTEHILLGIIREGDGVAFRILQELTKDVDTIRWRVLAQGEGSSSGKPAKPVATPFLDEYGRDLTKQAREGKLDPVIGRSEEIRRVTQILTRRTKNNPVLIGDPGVGKTAIVEGLALAIFEKRTPPNLHDVRLVSLDLSGVVAGTKYRGEFEERLRQIIEELRNAKVMAFIDELHTLVGAGGAEGTLDAANILKPALSRGEIQVIGATTTGEYHRYIEKDAALERRFQPVIVLEPSPAETLQILRGLRHRYEEHHGVQIPDQALELAVRIGERSLPGRNFPDKAIDLIDEAASRVRLNMSVGLPITETEDGEPMVAREDIESVINSMGGVYSEESAAQLSDLEDQLTDQVYGQPEAIKALSSALRRARVGLGGRTRVSASFLFVGPSGVGKTHLARALSRTLFGSERSLIRVDMSEFQESHSISKLIGSPPGYVGYEQGGRLTEAVRRQPFSVILLDEIEKAHPDIYNTFLQVLDDGRLTDGLGRTVDFRRTIIIMTSNTGFNVNPTVGFSPVTPDNNAPLRHIFTPEFLDRLDDVIRFRPLGEDELVRVAQQLLGEMREELASRELTVTFDPAIAAWLVSKLKSRSPKHAVGSSRQLRTLVREEIEDPLALELIGNAGEELRVVLGQEGVQFERGTTAPPQILA, via the coding sequence ATGAACCGATACGATGACCGCGCCCGCCTCGTGTTCCACTACGCCCGTGAGGAAGGCAACCGCCTCGGGCACGCGATGGTCGGCCCCGAACACCTCCTCCTCGGCCTGATGCGGGAGGGCGGCACCGCCGCTACCATCCTCAGCGAATTCGGCGCTTCTCTCGACGGCCTGCGCCGCCGCGTCGAGGAGATCATCGGTCGCGGCGAGGGCAGCCGCCTCAATGACGCGCCCAGCATCACTCCCCGCGCCCGCCGGGTGATGGAACTGGCGAGCGCCGAGGCCCGCTCCCTGGGCGCCCAGGTCACCTCCACCGAGCACATCCTCCTCGGGATCATCCGCGAAGGCGACGGGGTGGCCTTCCGCATCCTCCAGGAACTCACCAAGGACGTGGACACGATCCGCTGGCGGGTGCTCGCCCAGGGCGAGGGGTCCTCCAGCGGCAAGCCCGCCAAGCCCGTCGCCACCCCCTTCCTCGACGAGTACGGGCGCGATCTCACCAAGCAGGCCCGCGAGGGCAAGCTCGACCCGGTGATCGGTCGCAGCGAGGAAATCCGCCGCGTCACCCAGATCCTCACCCGCCGCACGAAGAACAACCCCGTGCTGATCGGTGACCCCGGCGTCGGCAAGACCGCCATCGTGGAGGGGCTCGCGCTCGCCATCTTTGAAAAGCGCACGCCGCCCAACCTGCACGACGTGCGGCTGGTCAGCCTCGACCTCTCGGGCGTCGTTGCGGGCACGAAGTACCGGGGCGAGTTCGAGGAGCGGCTGCGCCAGATCATCGAGGAACTCCGCAACGCCAAGGTCATGGCCTTCATCGACGAGCTGCACACCCTCGTCGGGGCGGGTGGGGCGGAGGGGACCCTCGACGCGGCGAACATCCTCAAGCCCGCCCTCTCGCGCGGGGAGATTCAGGTCATCGGCGCGACGACGACCGGCGAGTACCACCGCTACATCGAGAAGGACGCCGCCCTGGAGCGCCGCTTCCAGCCGGTGATCGTGCTGGAGCCCAGCCCCGCCGAGACGTTGCAAATCCTGCGGGGGCTCCGGCACCGCTACGAGGAGCACCACGGCGTGCAGATTCCCGACCAGGCGCTCGAACTCGCGGTGCGCATCGGCGAGCGCAGCCTGCCGGGCCGCAACTTCCCCGACAAGGCCATCGACCTGATCGACGAGGCGGCGAGCCGCGTCCGCCTGAACATGAGCGTGGGCCTGCCCATCACCGAGACCGAGGACGGCGAGCCAATGGTGGCCCGCGAGGACATCGAGAGCGTGATCAACTCGATGGGCGGCGTGTACTCGGAGGAGTCGGCGGCGCAGCTCAGCGACCTCGAAGACCAGCTCACCGACCAGGTGTACGGGCAGCCGGAAGCGATCAAGGCGCTCTCCAGCGCCCTGCGGCGGGCCCGGGTGGGTCTGGGCGGGCGCACCCGCGTCTCGGCGAGCTTCCTCTTCGTGGGTCCCAGCGGCGTGGGCAAGACGCACCTCGCCCGGGCGCTCTCGCGCACCCTCTTCGGCTCGGAGCGGTCGCTGATCCGGGTGGACATGAGCGAGTTCCAGGAGTCGCACTCGATCTCCAAGCTGATCGGGTCGCCTCCCGGGTACGTGGGCTACGAGCAGGGCGGGCGCCTGACGGAGGCCGTGCGCCGCCAGCCCTTCTCGGTGATCCTGCTCGACGAGATCGAGAAGGCGCACCCCGACATCTACAACACCTTCCTCCAGGTGCTCGACGACGGGCGGCTGACCGACGGGCTGGGCCGCACGGTGGACTTCCGCCGCACGATCATCATCATGACGAGCAACACGGGCTTCAACGTGAACCCCACGGTCGGCTTCTCGCCCGTGACGCCCGACAACAACGCGCCGCTGCGGCACATCTTCACGCCCGAATTCCTCGACCGCCTCGACGACGTGATCCGCTTCCGCCCGCTCGGCGAGGACGAACTCGTGCGGGTGGCCCAGCAGCTCCTCGGCGAGATGCGGGAGGAACTCGCCAGCCGCGAGCTGACGGTGACCTTTGACCCCGCCATCGCCGCGTGGCTGGTGAGCAAGCTCAAGTCCCGCAGCCCCAAGCACGCGGTCGGGTCGAGCCGTCAACTCCGCACCCTGGTCCGCGAGGAGATCGAGGACCCGTTGGCCCTGGAACTGATCGGCAACGCGGGCGAGGAGCTGCGCGTGGTGCTCGGCCAGGAGGGCGTTCAGTTCGAGCGTGGGACAACGGCACCGCCGCAGATTCTGGCGTGA
- a CDS encoding NUDIX hydrolase, with the protein MPTLPQLRELQSIAQAGLTYTRDPYDRERFERLLALTAELLAEGTAQAPEEVHGLLRAEKGYLTPKVEVRAVVLSPSGEVLLAREREDGRWSLPGGWADPGESPRQMAVREVREETGYAVRAVRLLSVVDKSQHGHPPELWAVYQLNVLCELAGDAATTEHTHAENIETLESGWFDPEDLPPLSLNRNLPEQVRRAVHLARHPELGVDVD; encoded by the coding sequence GTGCCGACCCTCCCTCAACTCCGAGAACTCCAATCCATCGCCCAGGCGGGCCTGACGTACACCCGCGATCCCTACGACCGGGAGCGCTTCGAGCGGCTGCTCGCCCTGACCGCCGAGCTGCTCGCGGAAGGGACGGCGCAGGCGCCGGAAGAAGTCCACGGACTGCTGCGCGCCGAGAAGGGCTACCTCACCCCCAAGGTGGAGGTGCGGGCCGTGGTGCTGAGCCCCTCGGGCGAGGTGCTGCTGGCCCGCGAGCGCGAGGACGGGCGCTGGAGCCTGCCGGGCGGGTGGGCCGACCCCGGCGAGAGCCCGCGCCAGATGGCCGTGCGCGAGGTCCGGGAGGAGACGGGGTACGCGGTGCGGGCGGTGCGGCTGCTGAGCGTGGTGGACAAGAGCCAGCACGGGCACCCGCCGGAGCTGTGGGCGGTGTACCAGCTCAACGTGCTGTGCGAACTCGCCGGGGACGCGGCCACCACCGAGCACACCCACGCCGAGAACATCGAGACGCTGGAGAGCGGCTGGTTCGACCCCGAGGACCTTCCGCCCCTGAGCCTGAACCGCAACCTCCCGGAGCAGGTGCGCCGGGCCGTCCACCTCGCGCGGCACCCCGAACTCGGCGTGGACGTGGATTGA
- a CDS encoding DUF4259 domain-containing protein: MNVWGTGSFENEVGAAFAQEVVQDGAFALAEAFDVALDPDTDFLAAEEGHRTLAAAEVLAAALTGDTGRVTDAGLRAWLSGAHPADLEPLRDLGRAAVERVIGEDSDLPDLWEEEDAAAWRADVERLLAALG, from the coding sequence ATGAACGTCTGGGGCACCGGCAGTTTCGAGAACGAGGTGGGCGCGGCCTTCGCGCAGGAAGTGGTGCAGGACGGCGCCTTCGCCCTCGCCGAGGCCTTCGACGTGGCCCTCGACCCCGATACCGACTTCCTCGCCGCCGAGGAGGGCCACCGCACCCTCGCCGCCGCCGAGGTGCTGGCCGCCGCGCTGACGGGCGACACCGGGCGGGTCACGGACGCCGGGCTGCGCGCGTGGCTCTCGGGCGCCCACCCCGCCGACCTCGAACCCCTGCGCGACCTGGGCCGCGCCGCCGTGGAGCGCGTGATTGGCGAGGACAGCGACCTCCCCGACCTCTGGGAAGAGGAGGACGCGGCGGCCTGGCGGGCCGACGTGGAACGGCTGCTCGCGGCGCTGGGGTAG
- a CDS encoding DUF6843 domain-containing protein: MVGTVLLLFALLLTGCVREKRRTPALYLIPQGYVGWVLVEYGVKGAPPLRSEAGFKLFPIPQGGHLVTSSPGPDTGWATDRYVSVDSSGRRSPLNQTLPGRGGMIWGGSFTNGRVGVLDGQKSCEVQTPPREAFFVGMEVQYRANLRAAPTNDPRSVAAKVSLVCP, from the coding sequence ATGGTTGGGACCGTCCTGCTCCTGTTCGCGCTGCTGCTCACCGGCTGCGTGCGGGAGAAGCGGCGGACCCCCGCGCTTTACCTCATTCCCCAGGGGTATGTCGGCTGGGTGCTCGTCGAGTACGGGGTGAAGGGTGCACCGCCGCTGAGGTCGGAGGCAGGCTTCAAACTGTTCCCCATTCCGCAAGGCGGGCATCTGGTCACCTCCTCGCCGGGCCCCGATACCGGATGGGCGACGGACCGTTACGTTTCCGTTGACTCATCCGGGCGGCGCTCCCCCCTGAACCAGACCCTTCCCGGGAGGGGGGGCATGATCTGGGGCGGGAGTTTCACGAACGGGCGTGTGGGTGTGCTCGACGGCCAGAAGAGCTGTGAGGTTCAAACGCCCCCGCGGGAGGCCTTTTTCGTGGGCATGGAAGTCCAGTACCGGGCCAACCTTCGTGCCGCCCCGACGAACGATCCCCGCTCGGTGGCGGCAAAGGTGTCGCTGGTCTGCCCCTGA
- a CDS encoding DUF7710 domain-containing protein, with translation MSDTPELPGVWVFMGVWAKQPAAVFTTLERGEAWVREHRLEGMLTWYPLDMGAYDWVVAQGRFRSKPEQPTPEFLAGFSSAYQPHHHYENSEPPRTED, from the coding sequence GTGTCCGACACTCCTGAGTTGCCCGGCGTTTGGGTCTTTATGGGTGTTTGGGCGAAGCAGCCCGCCGCCGTTTTCACGACGCTGGAACGGGGCGAGGCGTGGGTCCGCGAGCATCGGTTGGAGGGCATGTTGACGTGGTATCCGCTCGACATGGGCGCCTACGACTGGGTGGTTGCTCAGGGCAGATTCAGGTCCAAGCCTGAGCAGCCAACGCCGGAGTTTCTGGCTGGGTTTTCCTCGGCCTACCAGCCGCATCACCACTACGAGAACTCGGAGCCTCCCAGAACAGAGGATTGA
- a CDS encoding S41 family peptidase, translating into MSTRRRACALALLTALTAGASPATQLFDAATRTVQTRYFGWSTVDRQQLGAKYGALLAEKCAPQGDACDYATGRAVLGDLFKELGDDHTNIRDAEGAERIAEVTFNRAVNRTGVRVARVRGGLLVTSVMPDSPAARADVRRFDLLTTVNGEAAGKDAEDQNLPVGPTEFVRLERAGSPLRVTVHRAGGADRDLTLSTEKLLARDAPTLAWAGPDGKTAVIQYPTFLSSDASELFLARLAEAQARGAKAVVVDVRYNGGGSLGECVAAASTFGPVLYKTRWQGGSYTYGGLRGEEVLPFLARAAKPTWNLWPGPLAVLVGPNTASCAEVFTHYARQAGAIVVGEKTRGVGNSGVVFQPMPDGGVLAVTVLRAYSDGDEPLPAFITPDVSAPTDIGVLSNEGRDTTLEAALTALSALATRARTRG; encoded by the coding sequence GTGTCCACACGCCGCCGTGCCTGTGCCCTCGCGCTCCTGACCGCCCTCACGGCGGGGGCGAGTCCCGCCACCCAGCTCTTCGACGCCGCCACCCGCACCGTGCAGACCCGCTACTTCGGCTGGTCCACCGTGGACCGCCAGCAACTCGGGGCGAAGTACGGCGCCCTCCTCGCCGAGAAGTGCGCGCCCCAGGGCGACGCCTGCGACTATGCCACGGGCCGGGCGGTCCTCGGCGACCTCTTCAAGGAACTCGGCGACGACCACACCAACATCCGCGACGCGGAGGGCGCCGAGCGCATCGCGGAAGTGACCTTCAACCGGGCCGTGAACCGCACGGGCGTGCGTGTGGCGCGGGTCAGGGGGGGCCTGCTCGTCACCTCCGTCATGCCGGACAGCCCCGCCGCGCGGGCGGACGTGCGGCGGTTCGACCTCCTGACCACCGTGAACGGCGAGGCCGCCGGGAAGGACGCGGAGGACCAGAACCTCCCGGTCGGCCCCACCGAGTTCGTGCGGCTGGAGCGCGCGGGCTCGCCCCTGCGGGTGACCGTGCACCGCGCGGGGGGGGCTGACCGTGACCTCACGCTCTCCACCGAGAAATTGCTCGCCCGCGACGCCCCCACCCTCGCCTGGGCCGGGCCGGACGGCAAGACCGCCGTGATCCAGTACCCGACCTTCCTCTCCTCGGACGCCTCCGAACTCTTCCTCGCCCGCCTCGCCGAGGCGCAGGCCCGCGGCGCCAAGGCCGTCGTCGTGGACGTGCGGTACAACGGCGGCGGGTCGCTCGGCGAGTGCGTGGCCGCCGCGAGCACCTTCGGGCCCGTGCTGTACAAGACCCGCTGGCAGGGCGGCTCCTACACCTACGGCGGCCTGCGCGGCGAGGAGGTGCTGCCCTTCCTCGCCCGCGCGGCCAAACCCACCTGGAACCTGTGGCCGGGGCCGCTCGCCGTCCTCGTCGGCCCGAACACGGCGTCGTGCGCGGAGGTCTTTACCCACTACGCCCGGCAGGCCGGGGCCATCGTGGTCGGCGAGAAGACGCGCGGGGTGGGCAACAGCGGCGTGGTCTTCCAGCCCATGCCCGACGGCGGGGTGCTCGCCGTGACGGTGCTGCGGGCCTACAGCGACGGCGACGAGCCGCTGCCCGCCTTCATCACGCCCGACGTCTCTGCCCCCACCGACATCGGGGTCCTCAGCAACGAGGGCCGCGACACCACCCTGGAGGCGGCGCTGACCGCCCTGAGCGCCCTGGCGACGCGGGCGCGGACGCGAGGCTGA